TCCTGATGGGCGAGGGCCTCGTCACTAGCGAGGGCGCGTTGTGGAAAACCCAGCGCAAGCTGGTGCAGCCCGCCTTCCATCCACGACGGCTTGAGGCCATCTTTGCGATGAAAGTCGAGCGCGTTCACGCCATGGCCGGTGAACTCAGCGAGGCCGCGCGCTCCGGCCAAGCGATCGACGTGGGGCCACTTCTTTCCCGCCTGACACTCGACATTATCTCGCGGGCGATGTTTAGCAGCGATTCGCAAGGCTCGGCGCGCGACGTGAGTCATCACATCGCCACGCTCAATGAATGGGCGCTGCATGCGCTGCGCCATCCATGGCTGCTCCTGCTACCGCGCAAGCTCCCGCTGCCGGTATTTGCCGACATGCGCAGGGCGCTCACCGAGTTGGAGCGCATTGTTCGCGGCATCATTCGCGAGCGCCGCGAAAATCCGGGCAATCACGATGATCTCCTGTCGATGCTGCTCGCCGCCTGCGAAGAAGGAAGCGGACTCGGCATGAGCGATAGCCAGCTCCGCGACGAAGTCATGACGATGTACATCGCCGGCCATGAAACGACGGCCAATGCCATGGCATGGATCCTCTACCTCGTCTCGCGCCATCCCCAGGTCGAGGCGCGCTTGCACGAGGAAATCGACGCCAACTTCCCGGAGCACGAGCTGCGGCTCGAAGACATGGCCGCCTTCCCTTTCGTGCGGCAGGTCATCGACGAATCCCTGCGCCTCTATCCGACGATCTGGGCCGTCGGCCGCTGCTGCACGGAGACCCACGAACTCGGCGGCTATCAGATCGCCGTCGGCACCAACGTGCTGGTCCCGATCTTCCACTTCCACTGGAACGAGGATGCATGGGAGAACGCCCGCGACTTCGATCCGGATCGCTTCTCCGCAGAGCGCCGGCCACCGGCGGATAGCCCGCACTACTTCCCCTTCGGCGCAGGCCCGCGCGGCTGTATCGGCAATCACTTCGCACTGCAGGAGCTGATGATCATGACGATTCTCTTCCACCGCCACAACAGCTTCCGTGTTGAGGATGGCTTCAAGGTCGAGGCCGACCCACTGATCACCCTGCGACCGAAGCACGGAATGCGCATGGTGGTGAGCGAACGGACCCCGCAGGCACCCGCAACAGCTCCGGCTGTTAGAGAAGCCCGCACGTGCCCGTTCTCGGGCTCTTCGTCCTAACAGGACGGCTCATAAAAGCCCGGCACAAAGTGCCGGGTAAAGCGCCGCACGTCACCGCGTCCTGAAGGGACGCCTCATGCGTATGACGGCGGCATCGCCGCCCCGGCTCCTCAGCGCCCATAGTTCCGCTGCTCCGACGGCCGCCAGCCGATCCACTTCTTGAACGTGTTAGAGAACGTGAAGGCGCTTTCAAAGCCCACCGCATGGGCGATCACCTCCACCTTGTCATCCGTCACCGAAAGCAAATGCCGGGCGCGCTGGAGCCGTAGGAAGGTCAAGTGTTGCATCGGGCTGCGGCCGAGTTCCTTGCGGCACACGCGGCGCAGGTGCTCCTCGCTCATGCAGGCGATGCTCGCGAGTTCAGTGAGCGTCCACGGCTTCGCGAGATCGGCCTCGGCGCACTGCCACACGCGCCACAGCCGGGTATCCACCTGATGCGGCTGGGCGAAGCGAAGCACGTAGTGATGGACCAACTCGCTCCAGTGGTGAAGAGCGGACGCCCCCTTCGTCCCCCCGGCCTCGGCGTGCAGGCCATCGATCGCGGCCTTCAACGGCGCGGAATTGAACGCACCGGTCACCGGTGACAGCGAGGACACGATCGGCCGCGTCTCGCGCGATTCTCGGTAGCGGACCCAGGCAAATTTCCACGGCTTGCCGGGCAGGCACTTCAGCGAGTTCATCACAAAGGGCGGCTGCAGGCACGCCTGCCCCGCACGGATGCGCCGCCATTGACCATCCGCCAGCACCACCCCCTCGCCCTCGTAGCAGGCGATCATGAAAGTACCGCTCTGATCCATCCGCACCACCTCGAAGGGCGGCATGGCCTCCATGATACCCACGTGGGAAATGTGGTGCTGCAGCAGCAGCGAGCAGACCGAGCCCTTCTGCAGCCAATCGCGCATGTCCGTGGAATCCGCACGCACGACCTGATAGCGCGTGCCGCTGCCCAGGATCTGGATGTCTTGCGGGGTGCTGCGGGATGCCGCCATGGCAGGCCATGCTGAAACGCGGGCGGCACTCCCGTCGAGCCCCCGCTTCCGGTGTGGATTGGGAATAGGTGCAGGAGGATGACGAGATTTCCGCGAGCCGATACCCTCGGAGATGCAACCCGACGCCAGGACCCAAGCGATGGTCAGACACTTCGGCATGTTCCAGTTCAAGAGCGACATCCGCCCCGATCAAATCGAGCACTGCTTCTCCCAGATGAAGGGCATGATCGGCAAAATCCCCGGCCTGCTGGCCATGGAGCACGGCCCCTACGAAAGCACCGAAGGCCTCAATGACGGCTTCACTCACGGCTTCATCATGACCTTCGACACCGCCGCCAACCGCGACGCCTACCTGCCCCACCCCGAGCACGAGCGGGTGCGCCAGATCGTCGTCCCCTGCTTGGAGCGCGTCGTCGTGTTCGACTTCGCAGTGTGACCCGCTGCGGAGCAGCTGGCCCCTCTGCAGGCCAAACTGTTGGAAGCCGCGGAAGAATCGCCGCGCGGATTTTTTTGGAGCAAGAGCGCTGAAAGCCTGCTTCCCCTCACGGAAAATCCCGTTCAAGGTGGCGGTAATTTCCCCGACCCCGCCATGCCTGTCTTTTCCGTCCGCAAGTCGATCCGCATCGCCGCACCGGTGCAGCAAGTTTACGATCTCGTCCGCGATTTCAAGAGCTGGCCGGCGTGGTCGCCATGGCTCATCGCCGAGCCAGCCGCGAAGATGACCTACTCTCCCGATGGCCGCGGCTATGCATGGGAGGGCGACATCACCGGCAGCGGCGAGATGGAAATCACCGGCGGCGATCCGCCGTGGTCGATCCAGTATCGCCTCACCTTCCTGAAGCCGTGGAAGTCGGTGAATCAGGTGGCCTTCCACTTTTCCGAGCACGACCACGAGACCCTCGCCGAGTGGACCATGGAAGGAACGCTGCCGTGGTTCATGTGGTGGATGAAGGGGATGATGACCGGCTACATCGGCGCCGACTACGAGCGCGGCCTGAAGATGCTCAAGGATCTCGCCGAGACCGGCTCGGTGCCGACCAAGCTGGACTTCACCGGCACGCAGCCGGCAGGGGGATTCCGCTACGTCGGCGTGAAGTCCTCCTGCCCGACCGCGGACATCGGCCCATCGATGGAGCGGGACATGGCGAAGCTGATGGCGTGGATGGGGAAAAGCAGCGCGGCTCCCTCCGGCCCGGCATTCTCGATCACCCACCAGAGGGATCCCGTGAAAGGGCTGACCGAATACACCATCGGCTTCCCGGTCACCGGCGCGGTCGAAGTGCACAATGGCTTCGTAAGCGGCGAGATCCCGACCTGCCGGGCGTATGTGGTGAAGCACACCGGCGCCTACCGCCACCTCGGCAACGCCTGGGCCGCCGGGATGATGCACGGCCGCGCCAAGAAATTCGCCGCGGACAAAAAGGTCCCGCTCTTCGAAATCTACGACAACGACCCGACCGCGACGCCCGAGGCGGAGCTCGTAACCCGGGTGCATCTCCCCGCGAAGTAACCGCTGGGTGCGCGGGCCGCTGGCCCGCCGTAGCACCTCACCGTACCGCCTCCCCTTCAACTCCGCCCAAGTCGTCGGAGACCCGGACTGCGAGCAGCCTGCTGCCGCCCGAAGCCAGTAGCCCTGCTGCGGGGAAGCACCCCGGTGGAGGGTCCACGCTATAAAGCCCGCCCAAGCAATCCCGGTAGGCGCGTTGGTGACAACGCGGAAGCACCGGCGCCGCCCGATTCCGAGGACCGTCCCTTACTGTCACCAGTGCGCCTACGTTAAGGCATTCCCTCTTCTAGGTAGGCGCGGTGGTAACAACGCGGAAGCACGGGAGCTGCCCGCTTTCGAGGACCGATCCGCGTTGCCACCACCCCGCCTACAAATGGCGATGCCCGGCAGCCCCCCAAGGAAAACCTTGCCCCCCGCGCCCCGCCAATTCATCCCCACGCATGCAGTTTTCGGCGGTGCTGTTCGATTTCGATGGAGTCCTCGTGGACACCGAGTGGGCCATCTACGAGGCATGGCACCGCACCTTCCTCGCCCACGGCCATCCGCTACCGCTGGAGACCTACACGCAGTGCATCGGCTCCGACTTCGACACGTGGTCGCCGAAAGTCCACCTCGAGGAACTCACCGGCCGCAGCTTCGACTGGCACCAGCTCGATGAAAACCGGCAGGTCGAAATCCGCCGCGACCTCGAGCAGGCAGGACCGATGCCCGGCGTGGTTCCGCTGTTGGAAAAACTAACCGCCCAAGGCATCCCGCTAGCGGTGGTATCGAGCTCATCCCACCAGTGGGTCGATGGCTGGCTGGAGAAACTACGATTGATGCCGTACTTCAAGACGGTCGTCTGCCGTGGCGATGCCCCGAAGATCAAGCCCGCACCCGATTTGTGGCTGGAGGCGGTGAAGCGCCTCGGCATCCCCGCGAACGAGTGCCTCGCCATCGAGGACTCGCTCAATGGCGTAAAGTCGGCAAAGGCCGCTGGCCTCAATGTATGGGTCGTTCCAAACCGGACCACCGCATGCCTGGATTTCTCGATCGCGGACCGGATAGTGGCGACGCTGGAGGAGCTATAAGGAGTGTCGACATTCTGTCGACACGGCGTCGACAGAATGTCCACGCTCCTGATAGTGGTCCGCACACTCCGTGTGCGGTTGAATGGTCTCCAGGGCTGCTGGAAATCACGACGCTCTAACAGAGCCACCCGGCCGCCCACAAGACCTCCGAGCACCACGATAACGACTTCCACCGCACACGGAGTGTGCGAACCACAATTACATCTCCGGCCGCACCGGAATCCCCCGCTCCGCAAAGTAACGCTTCGCCTCACCCACCGTATGCTTGCCAAAGTGGAAAATACTCGCCGCCAAGACAGCATCCGCCTTCCCCTTCTCTAACACCTCGACCATGTGATCGAGATTGCCCGCCCCCCCGCTGGCAATCACCGGAATGCCCACGCTCTCCGAAATCGCAGCCGTCAGCTCGCAATCATAGCCCGCCTGGGTGCCATCTGCATCCATGCTGGTCAGCAGGATCTCCCCTGCCCCACGACGCCACACTTCCTTCGCCCACTCGACCGCATCGAGCCCCACCGGCGTGCGACCGCCGTGGGTATAGACACCCCACTTGCCCGGCCCCTCGCGCTTGGCATCGATCGCCACCACGATGCACTGGCTGCCGAAAGCCTTGGCACCGGCATCTACCAGTCCCGGATCCTTCACCGCCGAGGTATTGATGCCCACCTTGTCCGCACCGGCCAAAAGCATCTCGCGCATGTTTTCCACGGACCGGATGCCGCCGCCGACGGTCAGCGGGATGAAGCAGTGCGCCGCGGTCCGGCGGACCACATCCACCATGGTCGCTCGATTGTCGGAAGACGCGGTGATGTCGAGGAAGACGAGCTCGTCGGCCTGCTGGGCATTGTAGGCCATCGCGCACTCGACCGGGTCACCGGCATCGATGAGATCGACGAAATTGACGCCTTTGACCACACGGCCGTCCGTGACGTCCAGGCAGGGAATGATGCGTTTGGCGAGCACGGCGGCAGGAAAGCGGGAGCCGGGGCGGATGTCCAGCGGAGCGAGATCCTGACTCCCGCGACGCCATCCGCCCGCAAAGCCACCAGCATGGTAATCCCAACCGCGAATCGACGCGAATCGACGCCAATTTGAAAGCGAATGGCCCTCCGACCCCTACAAGTCAAATGCCTCAGATGCCTGTCGCCCAGGCCAGAAGCTACAAATTCGCGTCAATTGGCGTCCATTCGCGGTTCCCAAAGTCCCCGTGCGGTCACCCCGCGACCCGCCCTCCCGGCTTGCCAGCGCCAGAAGCTGGATTAAAAACCCGCCCGTGACCTACGACTTCGACGTCCCCATCACCCGCCAAGGGACCGGCTGCATCAAGTTCGACCGCCGGCCGGAACTCGACCCCTTCTGGGTGGCGGACATGGATTTCGCCTCCGCGCCCGAGATCATTGAGGTGCTTCACGCGCGGGTGAATCACGGCGTTTTCGGCTATGCCCAGGCCCACGCCGGGCTGAACGAAGCGATCGACCTCTACCTTGAGAATCAACGCGGCGTGAGCGTGTCCGGCGAGCAGATCGTCCACCTCGGCGGCCTCGTTCCGGCGCTGTCGTTGGCCGGGCGTGCCTTTTGCAAGGCAGGTGAGGCGCTGATGACCTGCACCCCCGTCTATCCGCCCTTCATCGGCGTCCACCACGACGGCGTCGCGAAGCTGATTACGGTCGATCATGTGGAGGTCAATGGCCGCTACGAATTCGACTGGGCCGCCATGGAAGCCGCCGTGACCCCGGAAACGAAGGTCTTCCTCCTCTGCAACCCGCAGAACCCGCTCGGCCGCGTCTTCACCCGCGAGGAAGTCGAAGAACTCGCCCGCTTCTGCGTGAAGCACGACCTCATCCTCGTCTCCGACGAAATCCACTGCGACCTCATCCTCGACGCGGAAAAGACCCCGCATTTCTCGGCCCTCCAGCTTTCCGACGACCTCAAGCAGCGCACCATCACCCTGCTATCCCCCAGCAAGACCTGGAACATCGCCGGTCTCGGCTACGCCATCGCCATCATCCCGGACGACACTATCCGCCGCCGATTCTCCGCCCAGCGCGGCCACACGCTCTCGGAAATCAACGCCCTTTCCTACTACGCCGCCGAAGCCGCCTACCGCGAGGGCGAGCCATGGCGCCAGCAACTCCTCGCCTACCTGCGCGAAAACCGGGCCCTGCTCGACTCCTTCATCGCCGAGCGTATGCCCGCCCTCAAGGTCGTCCCCGGCGAAGCCACCTACCTCGCCTGGATCGACGCCCGCGGCATGGGCGTCGAGAACCCCGCCCAACACTTCGAGAAAAACGCCGGCCTCTACCTCTCCGACGGCGCCTTCTTCGGCTGGCCCGGCTGGATCCGCTTCAACTTCGGCACCACCCGCGCCCACATGCTCGCCGGCCTGGAGAAGATGGCGTCGGTAATTTGATGCCTACCCGACCATGAAGCAAATCCTCTTCGTATTGCTCTGCGGCCTGCTCGTGGCAAGCTGCAAGGAACCGGCGACCAACGCCAAGTCTAGCCCCAAGACTTGGTATTCTGACTACTTTGCAAACTCCTTAAGCGCTGGCCAAACGTTTCACTCCGAAGTGATCCTCACTGCCGGGCAAAAAACCGAACTGAAGATTCCCTCGAACGAACCCATCATCGTCGGATTCACCTTGGAGAAAGGCTACGAAGTCTATCAGTCCAAAAGCTCGGTGTATCTGGGAACACCCGAAGAACCTCACAAGGTCGGAGGGGCACCGGGAGTCTCGCACGAATTCGAGCCGAAGGACGGAGTGATCACGCTGATTGTGGAAAACACGAGCCCGGTGGACACCCGGATTGCCTTCTACACGGAGCCGGCGAAGAAGAAGTGATCGGAAGCCGCGCGCGAATGCCGGCAGGGATTGGAAAAGCGGTTTGTTCGATGGCTTGATCAGAGGACCACAACAAGGACATCCTCAGACGAACGCTTTGCCGCACAACCCCTACGAACAGGATTTCAGAATCGCGCTCGATGCCATCTCCCCGGGGCTTTCGGGAGATCTTTCGCGTGCCTCCCTATTGGAAGAAGAGCAAGTCCGGGAGCTCATTTCGCTTCTGCTGGAACGAGCCTGCCAGTGCCAAAACATGGGCAACATCCTCCTTGGCCGGTCGACCTTGAAGGAGATCCCGGAGAGCGTCCGGCTGACCAACCTTGAGGAAACGGCGAATCGTGTGCTCGATTTGGAGGACGAGTGGGAGTTCCGGCAGCTCCTTTGGGTCTACGATGAACTCGGCCGGGGCGAGGCATTCGACCGTTTGATTTTGAGAGGCTTGGCGAGCCCGGATCCTGAATTGAGGTCTGCTGCCCGTGATTGGGCGACTTGACCTCCCAAGCGGAATGAATTCCGCGCTCCCAGTGAACCATTGCCAGCCCGCCCTCGATCCCTACAATGCGCCCATGCGCCACGTCCTGCTCGCCCTTTTCGCGCTGATCTCCTTCGCTTCCTTCGCCTCTGCCGAACACGTCATCGTGACCGGCGGGCCGGCGCTGCGGAATTGGGAAAACCTTCGCGTGCCTCAGGACCAGCATGACCGCTGGTGGGCAAATTTCGTCCGCGCCTCGACCCTGCGCATGGTCGAGATTCGCAAGGCTTACGGCGAGGGGGCGTCGATCATCTGGATGGTCTATCGCCCCGGCTATCAGGATCGCGGCCGCGAGGATCGCCAGCCCTACACCACCTGGATCGGCGACCTGGCCCGCAAGCGCAATGTCTCGCTGGTCTGGATCGACAGCGGCCCGAGCCTGATCTCCTCGCTCAATAGCCGCCCGCGTGGCTCGGTGCAGACCTTCGACTACTTCGGTCACTCGAACCGCCACTGCTTCATGCTCGACTACAGCGGCCACATCATGGCCGCCTGCACCGCTTGGCTCCACGAGCGCGACCTCGGCAAGATCCGCGGCGGCATCTTCGCCAAGGACGCCTACTGCAAGAGCTGGGGCTGCCACACCGCCGAAAGCATGAGCAAGGTCTGGAAGAGCAACGTCGGCACCAAGCTGGAGGGAGCCATGGGCAAGACCGACTACACCGTGGTCGGCAAGGGCCAGCTCCCCATCGGCGAAGGCTGGGTGCGTTGAGAAGTTCCAAGTGCCAATCAGCGCACTTGGAAATCCTTCTCTATCCCTCTGAAACCCAATCGCCCAATTTCCAATCACCCAATTTCCGGTTCCACCCATGCTCCTCGCCGAACTCCAGCGCCTCCACTCCCTGCCCTTCTTCGATCTCCTCACGCAGGCCCGCGCCGTGCATCAGGCGAATTGGCCCGAGAATGACGTGCAGCTCTGCACGCTGCTTTCCATCAAGACCGGCGGCTGCTCGGAAGACTGCTCCTACTGCGCCCAGTCGGCCCGCTACAATTCGGGCGTCGAGATCGAGCGCCTGATGAGCAAGGACGCCATCATGGAGCGCGCCAAGGTCGCCCGCGACACCGGCTCGACCCGCTTTTGCATGGGCGCCGCCTGGCGCGGCGTGCGCGGCGGCACCCAACGCTTCGAGCAAGTCCTAGACATCGTCCGCGACGTTTCCACGCTCGGCATGGAAGTCTGCGTGACCCTCGGCGAACTCGGGCCTGAAGAAGCGAAGGCACTCAAGGAAGCCGGCGTCACCGCCTACAATCACAACCTCGACACCTCGCGCGAGCACTACCCGAACATCGTCACCACCCATACCTACGACGACCGCCTCCGGACGATCCGCAATGCGCAGGACGCCGGCATGTCGGTCTGCTGCGGCGGCATCCTCGGCCTCGGCGAGTCCGTGGAGGATCGACTCAAGATGCTGGAAGTGATTTCCGAGTTCAATCCGCAGCCGGAGAGCGTGCCGATCAATTCGCTGATGCCGATGCCCGGCACCCCGCTGGCCGAAAGCCAGTCGATCGATGGCTTCGACGTCGTCCGCATGATCGCCGTCACCCGCATCGCGGTGCCGAAGGCCAAGGTGCGCCTGTCCGCCGGCCGCACCCGGATGTCGGACGAGACCCAGGCCCTTTGCTACTTCGCCGGGGCAAATTCGATCTTCTACGGGGACAAGCTCCTGACCGCGAAGAATCCGGCCGTGGAAGCCGACCGCAAGCTGCTGGCCAAGCTCGGCCTCGGAACGCTGGCACCGAATCCGGCCTTGGCAGCCCCGGCCACGGAAGAAGAGCGCCCACTCAGCCCGGCCTGCTGCGGCTGCGAGTAAGTCGCCCCACTGGGAGCGCCTTCCCACTGGGACCGCGGGATTTATCCCGCCCGAATAGCCGGGTTGCAAAGCGCCGGGATCCGCCCCCCGAGTCAGGCCAGTGGCCTCGATCCTTCATGCCGGGACCGCGGATTTCATCCATTCAGACGGACGGCAATAGGGCACGGGAGGCGGAATGAATTCCGCGCCCCCAGTAATTGATCACGGAGCCGACGGCGGCAGCGTCACATCGATCCGCAGGAAGACCTTCGAGGCCGCGTTCGGCACGGAGAAGGTCATCGGAATCACGCCATTGGCAGCGGTGCCCGGCGACAACGCGCCCGTGGTCGTAGCATCCTGCCAGTCCGTCAGGTTATCGGACATCCACACTTTCCACGTCGAGCCATCGGCGAGGACATACGGCGTCGCAGGATTGAAGAGATCGCTGGCGACATTGAAGGAAAGTCGCGCCTGACCGGAGACCCGAGCGATCGCCATCGGCACCGGCTTGATCGCGGCGTTTGCCGAATTGCTGCCGAAGAAGTTCTCCAGGATGTCATTCACGCCGTCCAGATCGGAGTCCGTCTCGGGGTCTGGCAGGACCTGCACCAACAATTCCGCCGGAGCGGTTTGCGACAAGATCACGGAAGGAGCCG
This genomic interval from Luteolibacter arcticus contains the following:
- a CDS encoding cytochrome P450; this encodes MTPPVVDSPRHWLLGSAYHLRQDPLRRIPEWASRYDGGLFTVRMPFVGEAAVVTSPDLARRVLVTNASCYQRKSRSYSVLRILMGEGLVTSEGALWKTQRKLVQPAFHPRRLEAIFAMKVERVHAMAGELSEAARSGQAIDVGPLLSRLTLDIISRAMFSSDSQGSARDVSHHIATLNEWALHALRHPWLLLLPRKLPLPVFADMRRALTELERIVRGIIRERRENPGNHDDLLSMLLAACEEGSGLGMSDSQLRDEVMTMYIAGHETTANAMAWILYLVSRHPQVEARLHEEIDANFPEHELRLEDMAAFPFVRQVIDESLRLYPTIWAVGRCCTETHELGGYQIAVGTNVLVPIFHFHWNEDAWENARDFDPDRFSAERRPPADSPHYFPFGAGPRGCIGNHFALQELMIMTILFHRHNSFRVEDGFKVEADPLITLRPKHGMRMVVSERTPQAPATAPAVREARTCPFSGSSS
- a CDS encoding AraC family transcriptional regulator; protein product: MAASRSTPQDIQILGSGTRYQVVRADSTDMRDWLQKGSVCSLLLQHHISHVGIMEAMPPFEVVRMDQSGTFMIACYEGEGVVLADGQWRRIRAGQACLQPPFVMNSLKCLPGKPWKFAWVRYRESRETRPIVSSLSPVTGAFNSAPLKAAIDGLHAEAGGTKGASALHHWSELVHHYVLRFAQPHQVDTRLWRVWQCAEADLAKPWTLTELASIACMSEEHLRRVCRKELGRSPMQHLTFLRLQRARHLLSVTDDKVEVIAHAVGFESAFTFSNTFKKWIGWRPSEQRNYGR
- a CDS encoding Dabb family protein, producing the protein MVRHFGMFQFKSDIRPDQIEHCFSQMKGMIGKIPGLLAMEHGPYESTEGLNDGFTHGFIMTFDTAANRDAYLPHPEHERVRQIVVPCLERVVVFDFAV
- a CDS encoding SRPBCC family protein → MPVFSVRKSIRIAAPVQQVYDLVRDFKSWPAWSPWLIAEPAAKMTYSPDGRGYAWEGDITGSGEMEITGGDPPWSIQYRLTFLKPWKSVNQVAFHFSEHDHETLAEWTMEGTLPWFMWWMKGMMTGYIGADYERGLKMLKDLAETGSVPTKLDFTGTQPAGGFRYVGVKSSCPTADIGPSMERDMAKLMAWMGKSSAAPSGPAFSITHQRDPVKGLTEYTIGFPVTGAVEVHNGFVSGEIPTCRAYVVKHTGAYRHLGNAWAAGMMHGRAKKFAADKKVPLFEIYDNDPTATPEAELVTRVHLPAK
- a CDS encoding HAD family hydrolase, which translates into the protein MQFSAVLFDFDGVLVDTEWAIYEAWHRTFLAHGHPLPLETYTQCIGSDFDTWSPKVHLEELTGRSFDWHQLDENRQVEIRRDLEQAGPMPGVVPLLEKLTAQGIPLAVVSSSSHQWVDGWLEKLRLMPYFKTVVCRGDAPKIKPAPDLWLEAVKRLGIPANECLAIEDSLNGVKSAKAAGLNVWVVPNRTTACLDFSIADRIVATLEEL
- the hisF gene encoding imidazole glycerol phosphate synthase subunit HisF, encoding MLAKRIIPCLDVTDGRVVKGVNFVDLIDAGDPVECAMAYNAQQADELVFLDITASSDNRATMVDVVRRTAAHCFIPLTVGGGIRSVENMREMLLAGADKVGINTSAVKDPGLVDAGAKAFGSQCIVVAIDAKREGPGKWGVYTHGGRTPVGLDAVEWAKEVWRRGAGEILLTSMDADGTQAGYDCELTAAISESVGIPVIASGGAGNLDHMVEVLEKGKADAVLAASIFHFGKHTVGEAKRYFAERGIPVRPEM
- a CDS encoding MalY/PatB family protein is translated as MTYDFDVPITRQGTGCIKFDRRPELDPFWVADMDFASAPEIIEVLHARVNHGVFGYAQAHAGLNEAIDLYLENQRGVSVSGEQIVHLGGLVPALSLAGRAFCKAGEALMTCTPVYPPFIGVHHDGVAKLITVDHVEVNGRYEFDWAAMEAAVTPETKVFLLCNPQNPLGRVFTREEVEELARFCVKHDLILVSDEIHCDLILDAEKTPHFSALQLSDDLKQRTITLLSPSKTWNIAGLGYAIAIIPDDTIRRRFSAQRGHTLSEINALSYYAAEAAYREGEPWRQQLLAYLRENRALLDSFIAERMPALKVVPGEATYLAWIDARGMGVENPAQHFEKNAGLYLSDGAFFGWPGWIRFNFGTTRAHMLAGLEKMASVI
- the bioB gene encoding biotin synthase BioB, with amino-acid sequence MLLAELQRLHSLPFFDLLTQARAVHQANWPENDVQLCTLLSIKTGGCSEDCSYCAQSARYNSGVEIERLMSKDAIMERAKVARDTGSTRFCMGAAWRGVRGGTQRFEQVLDIVRDVSTLGMEVCVTLGELGPEEAKALKEAGVTAYNHNLDTSREHYPNIVTTHTYDDRLRTIRNAQDAGMSVCCGGILGLGESVEDRLKMLEVISEFNPQPESVPINSLMPMPGTPLAESQSIDGFDVVRMIAVTRIAVPKAKVRLSAGRTRMSDETQALCYFAGANSIFYGDKLLTAKNPAVEADRKLLAKLGLGTLAPNPALAAPATEEERPLSPACCGCE